The Radiobacillus deserti genomic interval GTATATTCTTTTTAATATCCTATTAACTGAAGACAAACGCTTATGCTTTTTAGACGATTATGGAAAGGAGCTTTTCCATGAATATCTATCAACAACTTGCAAAACGTGTCCAATTAACATTAGAAAAAAATGAAGTATCCGTTATTTCCCACGATCCTAGACTAACACATATCGGAAGTGGCAGAAGCGCTGCCGTTTTTCGCGTCAATCATCTTCCTGTAGCTTTAAAGGTATTCCACCCTGATTTCTCACACCTCGCATCGGAAGAAGCAGAGATTTATCAGGATTTGAAAGGAATAGACTATTTTCCATCCTTATATGATGCTGGAGATTCCTATATCGTCATGGACTTTATTGATGGTAAAACATTGTTCCAATGTTTAGCAGCTGGGATACCTATTCCGATAGAAGTCATTCAACATGTGGATACTGCTATAGAATTAGCAAGAGAAAGAGGCTTAAATCCTTCAGATATCCATTTACGAAATATCCTACTCACTGCTGAACAGAATGTCAAAATTATTGATGTAGTTAGATTTAAACAACAAAAAGCATGCACACAGTGGGATGATTTGAAATCTGCGTATTTCCACTTCTATTCAAAGCCGTATTTTCCAAAAAAGATGTCTGACAAAAATTTGAATCGTATTGCTAAACTTTACAAGAACAATCTTATCCCAGTTCCTCATAAATTCCGATATAAAAAAGCAAAGTAAAGAGGAGAAATTTCTCCTCTTTACTTTGCTTTTTTTGCCTACATGCTATACTAAAAATTGGAGGTGATCTTGTTGAAAGATGTCATTTTATCGATTGCGGATATTATCAATCGTATTCATGATGTTTTAATTGAGACGTTTGGATTCCAAATGTCAGATAAAGATTTGCACTTTTGGATTATTGGTATCATTGGACTTTTTACTTTTTTTATTGTTCTTGCCGTTTTCACGTTACTATCTAAGTTAAAATTCAGCGTTACCATTCTTTCTTTTATATACTCCTTTACGGTTATGGTGGTCCTTGTTTTTGCGATTGAATTGCAGCAAGCCATTACAAATCGTGGGAACATGGAATTTGCGGACGCAGTTATCGGATTATGGGGATTCATCGTATTTTTTATCGGTTTTATTATCCTTGCCTTACTTGTTCTAGGATTGTCCAAGCTCCTAACACGAAAAAACAAGAGTAAACTATTTTATTAAGAGGTGTTCTATGACTGATCAACATGCAACAAACAGAAAGGTTGGACTTCAAGGTCTTCACACGTTCGTTGCCATATCCCTTTTATTTATCGCTGCCTTAAATCCGGCTATATCCTTTGTTGTTTTTATCGCTCTCTTTTTCCTTTACCTTGCCTTTGTGAAGTTTTTGCAAAAAAGTTGGAAGCATGGATTATATCTTGCATTACTCGCTGTCTTGGTCTATTTCTTAAAAGCCTATGTGTAATTTGTCGAAAACTTCTAGAAAATGACGATATTTTCCTATAATATAAGAAATGGAACCTATGTTGTTTTTGGAGGATGTAATATGAATCATGGAGAAGTCCATCAAATATTAAATTTATTTCGAGGTGCCTATAAAGTAATCGAGCATGACTGGCAAACAGCCGCTCAAGAAGAAG includes:
- a CDS encoding protein kinase family protein translates to MNIYQQLAKRVQLTLEKNEVSVISHDPRLTHIGSGRSAAVFRVNHLPVALKVFHPDFSHLASEEAEIYQDLKGIDYFPSLYDAGDSYIVMDFIDGKTLFQCLAAGIPIPIEVIQHVDTAIELARERGLNPSDIHLRNILLTAEQNVKIIDVVRFKQQKACTQWDDLKSAYFHFYSKPYFPKKMSDKNLNRIAKLYKNNLIPVPHKFRYKKAK